In the Flavobacterium acetivorans genome, one interval contains:
- a CDS encoding IPExxxVDY family protein — protein sequence MAIHKLDLGEFDEIDYHLIAIHTSLEDYRLAYFINQNLPINLSKSKDEIQINIKEGETNFSRFYYYDSENAISWNLIQNKNEVSQQKKDADQNLFSDLTQGIATKVYLLPEFKKADFFLKIENTDNTIEVSKVKIILNTIDSISTVYTVDTNQIRSKNNLIF from the coding sequence ATGGCTATTCATAAACTGGATCTTGGCGAATTTGACGAAATAGATTACCATCTCATTGCAATTCATACTTCATTAGAAGATTATCGATTGGCCTATTTCATCAATCAAAATCTTCCGATAAATTTGAGTAAGAGCAAAGATGAGATTCAAATCAATATAAAAGAAGGGGAGACTAATTTTTCTCGCTTTTATTATTACGACTCTGAAAATGCAATTTCTTGGAATTTAATTCAAAATAAAAATGAGGTTTCTCAACAAAAAAAAGATGCTGACCAAAATCTATTCTCAGATTTAACGCAGGGAATTGCTACAAAAGTTTACTTACTCCCTGAATTTAAAAAAGCAGATTTCTTTTTGAAAATTGAAAATACCGACAACACGATAGAAGTATCAAAAGTAAAAATAATCTTAAATACCATTGATAGCATATCTACAGTTTATACCGTAGATACCAATCAGATAAGATCAAAAAACAATTTAATTTTTTAA
- the rnc gene encoding ribonuclease III, with the protein MGILSKIFSKSRSQEDGIFFDSIQKILGFPPKNIDHYRKAFTHRSSNKLNEEGNPINYERLEFLGDAMLSAVIAAHLFNKAPLGDEGYLTKMRSKIVSREHLNELGKDLNLIRFIESKVPVQHFGENIHGNIFESLIGAIYLDKGYDFCEKFIQKRVVIPYVDISRLEGKVISYKSLVIEWCQKEKKIFHYDIFEDNAIDGQRLFGVKLSIDDKVIAKARATSKKKAEEKASQRAYFAFQQKMDKK; encoded by the coding sequence ATGGGTATACTAAGCAAAATATTTTCAAAATCCCGTTCTCAAGAAGACGGGATTTTTTTTGATTCTATCCAAAAAATATTGGGGTTTCCACCAAAAAACATCGATCATTATCGAAAAGCTTTTACACACCGCTCTTCTAACAAACTCAATGAGGAAGGAAACCCAATCAATTACGAACGCTTAGAGTTTTTAGGCGATGCTATGCTAAGCGCTGTAATTGCTGCCCACCTATTCAACAAAGCTCCTCTTGGCGATGAAGGCTACCTTACTAAAATGCGTTCAAAAATTGTAAGTAGAGAACACCTCAATGAACTGGGAAAAGACCTAAATTTAATCCGATTTATCGAAAGCAAAGTTCCTGTGCAGCATTTTGGCGAAAACATTCATGGTAATATTTTTGAATCACTTATAGGAGCCATTTACCTAGACAAAGGCTATGACTTTTGCGAGAAATTCATTCAAAAAAGAGTAGTCATCCCTTATGTAGACATCTCCAGATTAGAAGGAAAAGTGATCAGCTACAAAAGCTTGGTAATTGAATGGTGTCAAAAGGAGAAAAAAATATTTCACTACGATATTTTCGAGGATAATGCCATAGATGGACAACGCTTATTTGGTGTTAAACTCAGCATTGACGACAAAGTAATTGCAAAAGCCAGAGCAACATCAAAAAAGAAAGCAGAAGAAAAAGCATCCCAACGCGCCTATTTTGCATTTCAACAAAAAATGGACAAGAAATAA